The following proteins come from a genomic window of Pleuronectes platessa chromosome 2, fPlePla1.1, whole genome shotgun sequence:
- the cdkn1a gene encoding cyclin-dependent kinase inhibitor 1 isoform X2 translates to MDAHKGIKSSLGKCPARRNLFGPVDREQLQRDYQAALRRGLEEASRRWGFDFISNQPLESSSFQWEGIPGTEMPLFYRSCTLVLGQTEGQRSAGLKVATKRARVEPPQNEKENIPDSPNTCELNLQNFEKTPEIGESAGAKRKQTNLTDFYQAKRRMVWMPRKSGE, encoded by the exons ATGGATGCTCACAAGGGCATCAAGAGCTCCCTGGGGAAGTGCCCCGCTCGACGGAACCTGTTCGGCCCTGTGGACcgagagcagctgcagagggaTTACCAGGCAGCGCTGAGGAGAGGCCTGGAGGAGGCCTCACGCCGCTGGGGGTTCGACTTCATTTCCAACCAGCCCCTGGAGAGCAGCAGTTTCCAGTGGGAGGGCATCCCAGGTACCGAGATGCCACTGTTCTACAGGTCCTGTACGCTCGTTCTGGGTCAAacagaaggtcagaggtcagcaggGTTGAAAGTAGCCACCAAGAGAGCAAGGGTGGAGCCACCGCagaatgaaaaggaaaacatcCCGGATTCACCAAACACGTGTGAACTCAACCTGCAGAACTTTGAGAAAACTCCAGAGATAGGAGAGAGCGCCGGGGCCAAGAGGAAACAGACCAACCTCACAg ATTTCTATCAGGCTAAACGAAGGATGGTTTGGATGCCGCGCAAGTCCGGCGAGTGA
- the cdkn1a gene encoding cyclin-dependent kinase inhibitor 1 isoform X1, which yields MCRIMDAHKGIKSSLGKCPARRNLFGPVDREQLQRDYQAALRRGLEEASRRWGFDFISNQPLESSSFQWEGIPGTEMPLFYRSCTLVLGQTEGQRSAGLKVATKRARVEPPQNEKENIPDSPNTCELNLQNFEKTPEIGESAGAKRKQTNLTDFYQAKRRMVWMPRKSGE from the exons ATG TGTAGAATCATGGATGCTCACAAGGGCATCAAGAGCTCCCTGGGGAAGTGCCCCGCTCGACGGAACCTGTTCGGCCCTGTGGACcgagagcagctgcagagggaTTACCAGGCAGCGCTGAGGAGAGGCCTGGAGGAGGCCTCACGCCGCTGGGGGTTCGACTTCATTTCCAACCAGCCCCTGGAGAGCAGCAGTTTCCAGTGGGAGGGCATCCCAGGTACCGAGATGCCACTGTTCTACAGGTCCTGTACGCTCGTTCTGGGTCAAacagaaggtcagaggtcagcaggGTTGAAAGTAGCCACCAAGAGAGCAAGGGTGGAGCCACCGCagaatgaaaaggaaaacatcCCGGATTCACCAAACACGTGTGAACTCAACCTGCAGAACTTTGAGAAAACTCCAGAGATAGGAGAGAGCGCCGGGGCCAAGAGGAAACAGACCAACCTCACAg ATTTCTATCAGGCTAAACGAAGGATGGTTTGGATGCCGCGCAAGTCCGGCGAGTGA